In a single window of the Planctomycetia bacterium genome:
- a CDS encoding adenine phosphoribosyltransferase produces the protein MPSAKLTIPSVDGLAKILRDIRDFPKPGIVFKDITPLLADPAALSLAVEFLTQPFRDKHVDLVVGAESRGFIFGTAVARNLSAGFVPIRKPGKLPYKTKRVEYALEYGTDAMEIHEDAISPGDSVLMIDDLLATGGTMAACCELVKSLGGNIVGVAFLIELTFLNGREKFGGMPIHSVIRIGDGKGEITTDF, from the coding sequence ATGCCGAGTGCGAAGCTGACAATTCCCAGCGTGGATGGCCTGGCCAAGATTCTCCGCGACATCCGCGATTTTCCCAAGCCGGGAATCGTGTTCAAGGACATTACGCCGCTCCTGGCTGACCCGGCCGCACTCTCGCTGGCGGTTGAGTTTCTCACTCAGCCCTTTCGCGATAAGCACGTGGACCTCGTAGTCGGCGCCGAGAGCCGCGGCTTCATCTTCGGCACGGCGGTCGCGAGAAACCTGTCGGCCGGCTTCGTCCCGATTCGAAAGCCCGGCAAGCTGCCCTACAAGACCAAGCGCGTCGAATACGCCCTGGAATACGGCACCGATGCAATGGAAATCCACGAGGACGCCATCAGCCCCGGCGACTCGGTGCTCATGATTGACGATTTGCTTGCGACCGGCGGAACAATGGCCGCCTGCTGCGAGCTGGTGAAATCGCTCGGCGGCAACATTGTTGGCGTGGCGTTCCTGATCGAGCTCACATTTCTAAACGGCCGCGAGAAATTCGGCGGCATGCCGATTCACAGCGTGATCCGTATCGGCGACGGTAAGGGCGAGATCACGACCGATTTCTAA